A region of Subtercola boreus DNA encodes the following proteins:
- a CDS encoding GNAT family N-acetyltransferase produces MTDTSTLLVRPAETHEYATVGELTARAFAAGPYGHLPKSAERNTFERDAGARAAGGALLVAVTAEGEIVGSSTLMRANSPFARVAEAGEAEIRLLSVDPDRQGSGAGVALVAASIEEARRWGARAVVLDTGSLNVRAQRLYERSGFTRIVDRSPAGGVGAGVEAFVYTYGLDGAAGTPDTDAAPFASAGGPASQSPTASPVRDAAPTPARDVQSSAEIPVQDAAPTPARDVQSSAEIPVQDAAPTHMRDVQSSAEIPGQDAAPTHVQDVSA; encoded by the coding sequence ATGACCGACACATCCACCCTGCTGGTGCGACCCGCGGAGACGCACGAGTACGCAACCGTGGGCGAGCTGACGGCGCGCGCGTTCGCTGCGGGGCCCTACGGGCACCTGCCGAAGAGCGCCGAGCGGAACACGTTCGAACGCGACGCGGGAGCCCGCGCCGCCGGGGGCGCGCTGCTTGTCGCCGTGACGGCGGAGGGTGAGATCGTCGGGTCGTCGACGCTGATGCGCGCGAATTCACCGTTTGCGCGGGTCGCTGAAGCCGGCGAGGCCGAGATCCGGCTGCTGTCGGTCGACCCCGACCGCCAGGGGTCGGGGGCAGGCGTGGCGTTGGTGGCGGCATCCATCGAGGAGGCCCGGCGCTGGGGGGCGCGGGCCGTCGTGCTCGACACGGGGTCGCTGAACGTGCGCGCCCAGCGGCTCTACGAGCGGTCGGGGTTCACACGGATCGTCGATCGCTCGCCCGCTGGCGGGGTGGGTGCGGGTGTGGAGGCGTTCGTCTACACGTACGGTCTCGACGGCGCGGCGGGGACTCCCGACACGGACGCGGCTCCGTTTGCGTCCGCGGGCGGGCCTGCGTCGCAGTCTCCCACCGCGTCGCCGGTGCGGGATGCCGCGCCCACCCCCGCGCGGGACGTGCAGTCTTCCGCGGAGATTCCGGTGCAGGATGCCGCGCCCACCCCCGCGCGGGACGTGCAGTCTTCCGCGGAGATTCCGGTGCAGGACGCCGCACCCACCCACATGCGGGACGTGCAGTCTTCCGCCGAGATTCCCGGGCAGGATGCCGCGCCCACCCACGTGCAGGACGTGTCGGCGTGA
- a CDS encoding LLM class F420-dependent oxidoreductase — MTISLGYQIPNFSYPGGVESLFDTVVAQAREAEASGFDTVLVMDHFYQLPGIGTPDQPMLEAYSTLAALAMATSSIKLSALVTGNTYRNPALLAKTVTTLDVISHGRAILGLGAGWFELEHDQLGFDFDTFTERFEKLDEALQIIHPMLRDERPEVTGKWYRAHGAMNVPRYREIVPIMLGGQGEKKTFRLAARYADHMNIICALEDLPHKLEVLKQRCEEIDRDPATLKTSYLASAGVVETQAEADAILQALPEERRSRAFIGTADTIAERVKSEILDAGVDGVVLNAPLNGHVPGVVTALGSALAPLVRA; from the coding sequence ATGACGATTTCGCTCGGCTACCAGATTCCCAACTTCAGTTACCCGGGCGGCGTCGAGTCGCTGTTCGACACCGTGGTCGCCCAGGCGCGCGAGGCGGAGGCGAGCGGGTTCGACACGGTTCTCGTGATGGACCACTTCTACCAGTTGCCCGGCATCGGCACGCCCGACCAGCCGATGCTGGAGGCATACTCGACGCTGGCGGCGCTCGCGATGGCGACCAGCAGCATCAAACTCTCGGCGCTCGTGACCGGCAACACGTACCGCAACCCGGCATTGCTCGCGAAGACGGTCACGACGCTGGATGTCATCAGTCACGGGCGCGCGATTCTCGGCTTGGGAGCGGGCTGGTTCGAGCTCGAGCACGACCAGCTCGGGTTCGATTTCGACACGTTCACAGAGCGGTTCGAGAAGCTGGATGAGGCTCTGCAGATCATCCACCCCATGCTGCGTGACGAGCGGCCTGAGGTGACCGGCAAGTGGTACCGGGCGCACGGGGCGATGAATGTGCCGCGGTATCGCGAGATTGTTCCGATCATGCTGGGCGGGCAGGGCGAGAAGAAGACGTTCCGGCTGGCGGCCAGGTACGCCGATCACATGAACATCATCTGCGCGCTCGAAGACCTACCGCACAAGCTGGAGGTTCTGAAGCAGCGTTGCGAGGAGATCGACCGCGACCCGGCGACGCTGAAGACGAGCTACCTCGCCAGTGCGGGGGTCGTCGAAACGCAGGCGGAGGCGGATGCGATTCTGCAGGCGCTGCCCGAGGAACGGCGCAGCCGTGCATTCATCGGCACGGCAGACACGATTGCCGAGCGGGTGAAGAGCGAGATTCTGGATGCTGGGGTCGACGGTGTCGTTCTGAATGCGCCGCTCAATGGCCATGTGCCCGGTGTGGTGACGGCGTTGGGTTCAGCGTTGGCCCCGTTGGTTCGGGCGTAG
- a CDS encoding FAD-binding domain-containing protein, producing the protein MFTPTRAAALEALADFIPRAGSQYARDRNIDAGPGRDNVSSLSPYLRHRLLTEREVVAAVLEQHRLSSCEKFVQEVMWRNYWKGWLEQNPEVWMRYRRDVDELAQAGETESTAYRDAVTGHSGIDAMDAWARELIETGYLHNHTRMWFASIWIFTLGLPWQLGADFFYRHLLDGDAASNTLSWRWVAGLQTVGKTYLASQSNISRFTEGRFSPEGLATTARALVEDPLPARSALAPPEPSPGGRQWGLLLHEEDLDGPSLLAEHPLVGASGHASTPVTVPVAVAGFARADDRSPLGASEVVREFTRSALLDGVGRAQSPVPREQPRVLADTFSSTVLEWAASEKVDSIVVPFAPVGPVRERIDTLRAVVASEGVTLTTPQRRWDTLAWPHASRGFFPFRERIPKLLAQQGL; encoded by the coding sequence GTGTTCACCCCCACGCGCGCGGCCGCGCTCGAAGCCCTCGCCGATTTCATTCCCCGCGCAGGGTCGCAGTACGCGCGCGACAGGAACATCGACGCGGGACCGGGTCGCGACAACGTCTCGTCGCTCTCGCCGTATCTTCGGCACCGGCTTCTGACCGAGCGCGAGGTCGTTGCCGCCGTGCTCGAGCAGCACCGACTCTCGTCGTGCGAGAAGTTCGTGCAGGAGGTGATGTGGCGCAACTACTGGAAGGGCTGGCTCGAACAGAATCCCGAGGTGTGGATGCGCTACCGCCGTGATGTCGACGAACTCGCGCAAGCCGGCGAGACCGAGAGCACGGCGTATCGTGATGCCGTCACCGGGCACAGCGGAATCGACGCGATGGATGCCTGGGCGCGCGAACTCATCGAGACTGGCTACCTGCACAACCACACGCGCATGTGGTTCGCTAGCATCTGGATCTTCACGCTGGGCCTGCCGTGGCAGCTGGGCGCCGACTTTTTCTACCGGCATCTGCTCGATGGGGATGCCGCGTCGAACACGCTGTCATGGCGGTGGGTGGCCGGGCTCCAGACAGTCGGCAAGACGTATCTCGCGTCCCAGTCGAACATTTCACGGTTCACCGAGGGCCGATTCTCGCCGGAAGGGCTGGCTACGACGGCACGAGCTCTGGTGGAGGATCCGCTGCCGGCGCGCTCGGCTCTCGCACCGCCGGAGCCGAGTCCCGGCGGGCGACAGTGGGGGTTGCTTCTACACGAGGAAGATCTGGATGGGCCGAGTCTGCTGGCTGAGCATCCGTTGGTCGGCGCCAGCGGCCATGCCTCGACGCCGGTCACCGTGCCCGTGGCTGTGGCCGGCTTCGCCCGAGCCGACGACCGGTCGCCGTTGGGTGCGTCAGAGGTCGTGCGCGAGTTCACCCGGTCGGCCCTCCTCGATGGGGTGGGGCGAGCCCAGTCGCCCGTACCGCGCGAGCAGCCACGCGTTCTGGCCGACACGTTCTCTTCGACGGTTCTCGAGTGGGCGGCTTCGGAGAAGGTGGATTCGATTGTGGTGCCGTTCGCTCCCGTCGGGCCGGTTCGCGAGCGGATCGACACTCTTCGGGCGGTCGTCGCTTCGGAGGGGGTCACGCTGACGACGCCTCAGCGGCGGTGGGACACGCTGGCGTGGCCGCACGCATCGCGCGGGTTCTTTCCTTTTCGGGAACGTATTCCGAAGTTGCTGGCGCAACAGGGTCTCTGA
- a CDS encoding RHS repeat-associated core domain-containing protein: protein MAPTPNVSTNRRRSIHSRVRTTGLGLLTVLALVLTGALTPAEASASERARTLATATLAEVIAAAAGTNTDPGQPDSAPADEEVASATLRAGDGTTVTADAVDTAVTFGGKKSDAELSVTVSRMPGGTAASAASETAGVVASAPVRVTAHDDAGAEVTSIEAEVTKEPTSASAHPQGRVVTRRDVSGPALSDPPTAAATAPIAPASASELVSASAPVGAAEPSRRSNDPDARSKSLDAGTPATIAPGTNPADTDAAGPQGVTHVSPGVTIAMGVDPDAAAKLDPASLQIFTRENAGDPWIPLASHYDAATQTVIGESGHLSQFVVIGKPYIAPVGPVIVLDPDDGVAHTSSPAKVDSELPYNIALANGVKTLLQNACLATVKLTREDPGTPVVDAQTRADFAAAQNPALTATLAFDAPVGHAWGVTPTSGGSKVFSNGLADSDAVGDYLNNTLPMYTTRPSASWAPIPAQNIPQKEFDPNPGTYIHLEALNLDNNYDWPIVDQHMDEVAAGVADAFRQYLVSKGYNCLSPAAAGFPSPPTAAERAAWSDLGKQNYQLYGSEPVSFSTGNLLEEEPLFTLPGNGGESLDLGLTYNSQDGRLTRSGAGWSLGVGAHAQVFNDASVMIVRGDGASYTFTPNKAGGYDGDPSKHQTLTNTAGRLTLTSADGQTWIFDATDPEGIGELSSYRDLAGNGYDVAHGTPSPTAQFLPITTIIDTSGQIIRAASDAEGRITSLTAPDARSWGFAYDAAGNLTGITYPGSGGPGTSPRTFTYDAAHRLLTATDPLGVTYLRNTYDAEGRVVKQLDAQNNTRTFAYAATPGGGTTTYTDNEGRASVFAFDAAHRVTSVTDAEGGTKRYAYDAANNVTAYTDEAGNRYAYTYDASGNVTKIVAPDAATTQYTYTPTDRVASVTDQGGAGGSARTTTYDVDPRGEVTGIHLPDGFTVSNTYDAAGNLLSTTAPGGQKTQYAYDGHGHLTRVTDPNIHSTSYAYNGTGQVASSTDPLGATTSYRYDGAGNLAAVTDPVGGVTAYTYDGNGHVFTSTDPAGAVTSYSWDALFRLATVTAPGGGTTTYSYNREDALVGTTNPVGAKTAFTLDRLDRATAVTDPNGGMWKRAYDPLGQVTQATDPRGAATTQTFDGLGRVTASTDPLGNTSRTSYDPLGRVTARTDPAGNTTSYAYDLLGRSTAITNPAGDRTTFRYDAAGNVSSTTDPAGRTTRFSYDAAGNIRTATDPTGATVTYAYDAADHLTSATDALGRTSTARYDPRGLVTAATNPLGAATSYSYDADARSVAVTDPNGHTQTRAYTPAGTVASAADALGNTTRYGYDAAGRQTTLTDPLGVVTHYGYDPAGQLTSVVENATSDPVSTATANVTSRYRYDAVGNLASSSDPNGHATTFTYDPNSRPLTETNAAGNTWRYAYDNLGELTSATDAAGRTTLNTYDSLGNLQKTSYADGSSTSFAYDKANQPIAMTDALGVTGWTYDPAGRVLSQIDASGARVGYTYDASGGLTDLTLPTGDHIGYTYDKAGRPLAQSSPWGSLSYGWDAAGNLASESRSTGLTTTCAYDAANRVTGIRNQLPAPGPPSPPAPAPAPAPAPASPGSGGPTGLDPSDYLSHHTTPTPPNPVADGGTLSFAYAYDANRDVTSATRTLAAGLSTTATPAQQQSVTKQDSYDPLGRLTGSTSTDGATARYGYDAAGNRTSAASTPPAIPASGTGVPAPALSQTATFNALNQLTATTGSTPSSYTYDANGQRTASTTSGVTTAYTWSDAGRMTGTTRDGRQTSYAYDGLGRQQSATDNTPLGTQTTTSVWSGTSIVQQTNPASGTTSQVLDARGSIAVQASTLQTADTGTRWNLLDRLGSVAAQAVGGSVTQLAAYDDFGTASFETSGWNAVAGFGGQPADPTSGLSSYFSRQYDPSTGSWLSPDAARGLLTDPQSLHRYAFVTNNPATMADQLGFRPYNPTGIVSVTGVQQSGAGNYSSSGYPSYAPARNEAVLNTGNRVTVSSAVASALSRSLYGSGTKDAAGCGFTYNPCASTVYLQNRHTNDPKAQPAASPKAYQWKAVVSSDPVQWAINDAIAQQLAAKNLANQPDWVKSLFGANQSFANAMRSGLSLILAGYASAATFGSSATSGVFSASPRFTTSSVGVTTDALGSVPSAIVLGRFPAYVEAAGSTGAKAFNLGDAWEGMSANEIALRNYSFLDKAVASGDRIYLASNPGAEGFEGSYFADEISYLERLGYRVSADRTEMVH, encoded by the coding sequence ATGGCACCGACACCGAATGTCTCCACGAACCGCCGACGCAGCATCCACAGCCGCGTGCGCACAACCGGCCTCGGCCTGCTGACCGTGCTCGCCCTCGTGCTGACGGGCGCGCTCACGCCGGCCGAGGCATCTGCTTCCGAACGCGCTCGGACTCTCGCCACAGCGACCCTCGCCGAGGTGATCGCGGCGGCTGCGGGCACCAACACCGATCCGGGCCAGCCCGACTCCGCGCCGGCCGACGAGGAGGTCGCATCGGCGACACTGCGCGCGGGCGACGGCACCACCGTCACGGCCGACGCGGTCGACACCGCCGTCACGTTCGGTGGAAAGAAGTCCGACGCTGAGCTGTCGGTCACCGTCTCACGGATGCCCGGCGGCACGGCCGCGAGCGCAGCCTCCGAGACGGCGGGAGTGGTCGCGTCGGCACCCGTGCGAGTCACCGCACACGACGACGCCGGCGCCGAGGTCACGTCGATCGAAGCCGAGGTGACGAAGGAGCCCACCTCGGCATCCGCCCACCCGCAGGGGCGGGTCGTGACCAGGCGCGACGTGAGCGGCCCTGCCCTCTCCGACCCACCGACCGCAGCCGCCACCGCGCCGATCGCACCCGCCAGCGCCTCGGAACTAGTGAGTGCCTCCGCGCCGGTGGGTGCGGCCGAGCCGAGCCGGCGGTCGAACGATCCTGACGCGAGGTCGAAGTCGCTCGATGCGGGTACACCAGCCACCATCGCCCCCGGCACCAACCCTGCCGACACCGACGCCGCCGGCCCGCAGGGCGTCACGCACGTGAGCCCCGGCGTCACCATCGCGATGGGCGTCGACCCTGACGCCGCAGCGAAACTCGACCCCGCCTCGCTGCAGATCTTCACCCGCGAGAACGCCGGCGACCCGTGGATCCCCCTCGCCTCCCACTATGACGCTGCCACCCAGACCGTCATCGGCGAATCCGGACACCTCTCCCAGTTCGTCGTCATCGGCAAGCCGTACATCGCTCCCGTTGGCCCGGTCATCGTGCTCGACCCCGACGACGGAGTCGCGCACACCAGCAGCCCGGCGAAGGTCGACTCCGAGCTGCCGTACAACATCGCACTGGCGAACGGGGTGAAGACGCTGCTGCAGAACGCCTGCCTCGCGACCGTGAAGCTGACCCGCGAAGACCCCGGCACTCCCGTCGTCGACGCCCAGACACGTGCAGATTTCGCCGCGGCCCAGAACCCCGCCCTGACGGCGACCCTCGCATTCGACGCGCCCGTCGGGCACGCCTGGGGCGTCACGCCGACCTCCGGCGGCTCCAAGGTCTTCAGCAACGGCCTCGCCGACTCCGACGCGGTCGGCGACTACCTCAACAACACCCTGCCGATGTACACGACCCGCCCGTCGGCGAGCTGGGCACCCATCCCGGCCCAGAACATCCCGCAGAAGGAGTTCGACCCGAACCCCGGCACGTACATCCACCTCGAGGCCCTGAACCTCGACAACAACTACGACTGGCCCATTGTCGACCAGCACATGGATGAGGTCGCCGCCGGCGTCGCCGACGCATTCCGCCAGTATCTGGTCTCGAAGGGATACAACTGCCTCTCCCCCGCCGCAGCCGGATTCCCGAGCCCGCCGACTGCCGCCGAGAGGGCCGCCTGGTCGGATCTCGGCAAGCAGAACTACCAGCTGTACGGCTCAGAGCCCGTTTCCTTCTCGACCGGCAACCTTCTCGAAGAGGAGCCGCTCTTCACGCTGCCCGGCAACGGCGGCGAAAGCCTCGACCTCGGCTTGACCTACAACTCCCAGGATGGCCGGCTCACCCGCAGCGGAGCCGGCTGGTCCCTCGGCGTCGGCGCCCACGCACAGGTCTTCAACGATGCATCCGTCATGATCGTGCGGGGCGACGGCGCCTCGTACACGTTCACTCCGAACAAGGCCGGCGGCTACGACGGCGACCCCTCGAAGCACCAGACCCTCACGAACACCGCGGGCCGCCTCACGCTCACGAGCGCTGACGGCCAGACGTGGATCTTCGACGCCACCGACCCCGAGGGCATCGGCGAACTCTCCTCGTACCGCGACCTCGCGGGCAACGGCTACGACGTGGCCCACGGCACCCCGAGCCCGACGGCGCAGTTCCTGCCCATCACAACGATCATCGACACCAGTGGGCAGATCATCCGTGCCGCCAGCGACGCCGAGGGCCGCATCACCTCGCTCACCGCTCCGGATGCCCGTTCCTGGGGTTTTGCGTACGACGCCGCCGGCAACCTCACCGGCATCACGTACCCCGGCAGCGGGGGGCCCGGCACATCGCCCCGCACCTTCACTTACGACGCCGCCCACCGTCTCCTCACCGCGACGGATCCACTCGGCGTCACCTACCTGCGCAACACCTACGACGCCGAGGGGCGCGTCGTGAAGCAGCTCGACGCGCAGAACAACACCCGCACCTTCGCCTACGCCGCCACTCCCGGCGGAGGCACGACCACCTACACCGACAACGAGGGCCGTGCGAGCGTCTTCGCTTTCGACGCCGCGCACCGTGTCACCTCCGTCACCGACGCCGAGGGCGGCACAAAACGGTACGCCTACGACGCCGCCAACAACGTCACCGCCTACACCGACGAGGCCGGCAACCGGTACGCGTACACCTACGACGCGAGCGGAAACGTCACGAAGATCGTGGCTCCGGATGCCGCCACCACCCAGTACACATACACCCCGACCGATCGCGTAGCGAGTGTCACCGACCAGGGCGGCGCGGGCGGATCGGCGCGAACCACGACCTACGACGTCGACCCGCGCGGCGAGGTGACGGGCATCCATCTCCCCGACGGATTCACCGTCTCGAACACATACGACGCCGCGGGCAACCTCCTCTCCACCACAGCCCCCGGCGGCCAGAAGACGCAGTACGCCTACGACGGGCACGGGCACCTGACGAGGGTGACGGATCCGAACATCCACTCGACCAGCTACGCCTATAACGGCACCGGCCAGGTCGCGAGTTCGACCGACCCGCTCGGGGCGACCACCTCATATCGCTACGACGGCGCCGGCAACCTTGCCGCAGTGACCGACCCGGTCGGCGGCGTCACCGCCTACACCTACGACGGCAACGGTCACGTGTTCACGTCGACCGATCCGGCGGGCGCGGTCACCTCGTACAGCTGGGACGCGCTGTTCCGCCTGGCGACCGTCACCGCTCCCGGCGGCGGAACGACGACCTACTCATACAACCGCGAAGACGCCCTCGTCGGCACCACAAACCCCGTCGGCGCGAAGACCGCCTTCACCCTCGACCGCCTGGATCGCGCAACCGCCGTGACCGACCCGAACGGCGGCATGTGGAAGCGCGCGTACGACCCGCTCGGCCAGGTCACGCAGGCGACGGACCCTCGCGGCGCCGCGACGACGCAGACCTTCGACGGCCTGGGCCGCGTCACCGCCAGCACCGACCCGCTCGGCAATACGTCCCGCACCTCCTACGACCCCCTCGGCCGTGTCACCGCGCGCACCGACCCCGCGGGCAACACGACCTCCTACGCCTACGACCTGCTCGGCCGCAGCACGGCGATCACGAACCCGGCCGGCGACCGAACCACCTTCCGTTACGACGCTGCCGGCAACGTCTCCTCCACGACCGACCCCGCCGGGCGCACGACCAGGTTCTCGTACGACGCGGCCGGAAACATCCGCACCGCGACCGACCCCACCGGTGCGACCGTCACCTACGCCTACGACGCCGCCGACCACCTCACCTCGGCGACCGACGCTCTCGGACGCACCTCGACCGCCCGCTACGACCCCCGCGGACTCGTCACCGCCGCCACGAACCCCCTCGGCGCCGCCACCTCCTACAGTTACGACGCGGATGCCCGATCGGTGGCCGTGACGGATCCGAACGGCCACACCCAGACCCGCGCCTACACTCCCGCCGGCACCGTCGCTTCCGCCGCGGACGCCCTCGGCAACACCACCCGCTACGGCTACGACGCGGCCGGACGCCAGACCACCCTGACCGACCCGCTCGGCGTCGTCACCCACTACGGCTACGACCCCGCAGGCCAGCTGACGAGCGTCGTCGAGAACGCGACATCCGACCCCGTCTCGACCGCCACTGCGAACGTCACCTCCCGCTACCGCTACGACGCCGTCGGCAACCTCGCCTCGTCGTCGGACCCGAACGGCCACGCCACCACCTTCACCTATGACCCGAACAGCCGCCCCCTCACCGAGACGAACGCGGCCGGCAACACCTGGCGCTACGCCTACGACAACCTGGGCGAGCTCACCTCGGCGACGGATGCCGCGGGCCGCACCACGCTCAACACCTACGACTCGCTCGGCAACCTGCAGAAGACCTCGTACGCCGACGGATCTTCAACCTCGTTCGCGTACGACAAGGCCAACCAACCGATCGCGATGACCGACGCCCTGGGCGTCACCGGCTGGACGTACGACCCCGCCGGCCGCGTGTTGTCGCAGATCGACGCGTCCGGAGCGCGAGTCGGGTACACCTATGACGCATCGGGCGGGCTCACCGACCTGACGCTCCCCACCGGCGACCACATCGGCTACACCTACGACAAGGCAGGTCGCCCGCTCGCGCAGAGTTCACCGTGGGGATCACTCTCTTACGGCTGGGATGCGGCGGGCAACCTCGCCTCGGAATCCCGCAGCACCGGCCTCACCACGACCTGCGCCTACGACGCCGCGAACCGGGTGACGGGCATCCGGAACCAACTGCCCGCACCCGGGCCACCCTCGCCGCCCGCGCCTGCACCGGCCCCAGCGCCCGCGCCCGCATCGCCCGGCAGCGGTGGCCCCACCGGCCTCGACCCCTCGGACTACCTCAGCCACCACACCACCCCCACACCCCCGAACCCGGTCGCCGACGGCGGCACCCTCTCGTTCGCCTACGCCTACGACGCGAACAGGGACGTCACCTCCGCCACCCGCACCCTCGCGGCCGGACTCTCCACCACCGCAACCCCCGCCCAGCAGCAGTCCGTCACAAAGCAGGACAGCTACGACCCCCTCGGCCGCCTCACCGGCTCGACCTCCACCGACGGCGCCACGGCCCGGTACGGCTACGACGCCGCCGGAAACCGCACCTCCGCGGCATCCACACCCCCGGCCATCCCAGCCTCCGGCACCGGCGTGCCCGCCCCCGCCCTCTCGCAGACCGCCACCTTCAACGCCCTGAACCAGCTCACCGCCACCACCGGCTCCACCCCCTCGAGCTACACCTACGACGCGAACGGCCAGCGCACCGCCTCCACCACCTCCGGCGTCACCACCGCCTACACCTGGTCAGACGCTGGCCGCATGACCGGCACCACCCGTGACGGACGCCAGACCTCCTACGCCTACGACGGCCTCGGCCGCCAGCAGTCCGCCACCGACAACACTCCCCTCGGCACCCAGACCACCACCTCCGTCTGGTCGGGCACCTCGATCGTGCAGCAGACCAACCCCGCCTCAGGCACCACCTCGCAGGTTCTGGATGCCCGTGGCAGCATCGCCGTGCAAGCCTCCACCCTGCAGACCGCCGACACCGGCACCCGCTGGAACCTCCTCGACCGCCTCGGCTCGGTCGCCGCCCAGGCCGTCGGCGGATCCGTCACCCAGCTCGCCGCCTACGACGACTTCGGTACGGCCTCCTTCGAGACCTCAGGTTGGAACGCAGTCGCAGGGTTCGGCGGCCAGCCCGCCGACCCCACCTCGGGTCTCTCCTCATACTTCTCACGCCAGTACGACCCCTCAACCGGCAGCTGGCTCTCTCCCGATGCCGCCCGCGGCCTCCTCACCGACCCCCAATCGCTCCACCGCTACGCCTTCGTCACCAACAACCCCGCCACCATGGCCGACCAACTCGGCTTCCGTCCCTACAACCCCACCGGCATCGTCTCGGTCACCGGCGTGCAGCAGAGCGGCGCCGGCAACTACTCGTCCAGCGGCTACCCGTCCTACGCGCCAGCTCGCAACGAGGCAGTCCTGAACACGGGCAACCGCGTCACCGTCAGTTCGGCCGTTGCATCCGCCCTCTCGAGGTCGCTCTACGGAAGCGGCACGAAGGATGCTGCTGGTTGCGGTTTCACCTACAACCCCTGCGCCTCGACGGTCTACCTGCAGAACCGCCACACCAACGACCCGAAGGCGCAGCCCGCAGCCTCGCCGAAGGCATACCAATGGAAGGCCGTGGTCAGTTCTGACCCCGTCCAGTGGGCCATCAACGATGCCATCGCCCAGCAACTCGCGGCTAAAAATTTGGCTAACCAGCCGGACTGGGTCAAGTCGCTGTTCGGAGCGAATCAGTCGTTCGCCAACGCCATGAGGTCCGGGCTCTCTCTTATTCTCGCTGGCTATGCCTCAGCCGCCACCTTTGGCTCTTCCGCCACAAGTGGAGTCTTCTCTGCCTCGCCGAGGTTCACGACTTCGTCAGTTGGAGTGACGACTGACGCCCTGGGCTCAGTCCCGAGTGCGATTGTGCTAGGACGGTTTCCCGCATACGTCGAGGCCGCTGGCTCAACTGGAGCCAAGGCGTTCAACCTCGGAGACGCTTGGGAGGGAATGAGCGCTAACGAGATCGCGCTCCGAAATTATTCATTTCTGGATAAGGCTGTTGCCTCAGGAGACCGCATATACCTGGCTTCAAACCCGGGCGCGGAAGGCTTCGAGGGCAGTTATTTCGCCGATGAGATCAGCTACCTCGAAAGGCTCGGTTATCGTGTCAGTGCTGACCGAACTGAGATGGTGCACTAA